Part of the Capsicum annuum cultivar UCD-10X-F1 chromosome 12, UCD10Xv1.1, whole genome shotgun sequence genome is shown below.
aaaaagatcttaaaacagataagtcatctattgtaatagatataaatatctgtttaaaatttttcaacagcttagtcatctgttgcaactgatgaaaatgtccatttgataatttctaatagataagtaatctgttgtaatagatttctctatctgtttgaaaatttccaatagataatcatCTATGGCAGCAGGTTTtttatctgtttgatattttccaacaaataagttatctattgcaataggttaagCTTCTATTTTagtataatttcaattgagttcatacgTTCAACTtcatacctaaattgattttgctaGAACTAGGATGAGATCATAGGgttaactataatttcaattgagtcattgcaattgcatgatgttgataTCGCATTCTTCCTGACCTAAGTCATCAATAgatcaatttgagttaaaatgattcatatcaatccattatttgaaataactaaattgattttactAGAACTAGGGAttagttcatagggtcaactacaattttaattgagtctttgcaattgcatgatgttggaaatattgcattcctcctgacctgagtcgtcaatcgattaATCttagttgaaacgattcatatcaagccattgtttgaaataactaaattgattttgctagaattagggatgagttcatagggtcaattacaatttcaattgaatcaatgaaattgcatgatgttggtattgcgttcctcctaaTCTGAGTCGTCAATTAATCAATTTATattgaaacgattcatatcaaGTCATTGTTTGAAATAACTAATTGATTttgctagaactagggatgagttcataggatcaactacaatttcaattgagtcattgcaattacatgatgttggtattacgttcctccGGACCTAAGTCGTCAATCGATAAATTTtagttgaaacaattcatatcaagccattgtttaaaatacctaaattgattttgctagaactaggggtgtacataggttgggttggttcaatttttattaaaaataaatcaaatcaatcatgtcggtttattaaaactataaaccaaatcaaaccaacataaaattattcttttcggtttaggtttcagttaatttttttgatcttttcagcttttttttaataatctttagtttttacaattatattgtggtcgaagactagatcaaatatattttcactcatgtgctaatgaaaaaccacaattatgaaaaaatggggagcgaaaaactctcttgaaactaaaaagtgagatgaagagtgcaaagtttaggttttatgtttatattggatttttgattatttaattagcaattaatggacaaatattacaacttaaaggcctaAATTTTTTCCAactccccttaattatgagtttcatagcaacagtttcataattaaataatatagcaagttgtattttatatttttacaaactgttgctacaaaaatacaaatacgtataatttttttactgcccttatgatcgatatgtattttgtatttttgcaaactgttgttacaaaaatacaaatacatacaaatacatatgctacaaaatgtaatttgataaaagtgttgctattttttgtaatttaatacttaagtatgctactttatgtattttttccaatatatatctacatctactttcaaattattgaaaattactaaaactagttgaaaaagtattcaAAAGTGGattctaattaatattttatgtataaaaaagttcgaatattatatatatatatatatatatatatattatgtcggtttgattcgggtttggtttgacttttttttggttaacaccaaaccaaatcaagaatggtcatttttttctaacgccaaaccaatcaaaccaaaccataagtcgattttttttctcagtttggtttggttcgtcggtttggtttgacttggcggtttggtctgtacacccctagcTAGAACTAAGaataagttcatagggtcaactatattttcaattgagtcgttgcaattgcatgatattggtattgtgctCCTCCTGATCTGAgtcatcaatcaatcaatcttagttgaaatgaggcatatcaagccattatttgaaatacctaactCTATTTTGCTAGAATAAGGgatgagtttatagggtcaactataatttcaattaagtttttgcaattgcatgatattggtattgcgttcctcctaacctaagtcatcaatcgatcaatttgagttgaatcaattcatatcaagccattgtttgaaatacctaaattaatttttctagaactagggatgagttcataggatcaactacaatttcaattgagtcgttgcaattgcatgatgttggtattgcgttccttctGACTTGAGTCATCAATCAATAAAtatgagttgaaacaattcatatcaaGCTATTATTTAAGCTATCATTAAATTCATCAGTGTTTCGGTTAAACTTAATACAGTTTATTATGATGAAATggttaaaatttatctcttttaaaaaattaattaagatcaattctaaccaaattaacattttcaaaacttatcattctttttaaaaatacaaatcaacccatacaaatcatccatttgcgagaaaatcatttcatcatttcaaatcttgagttctctctcttttcattctctctcaataatacaaccaacaactactcaatatgttgctcaacccttcacaatagattaattttcttcccatttcacaccatataattgttattttttacttcattcttacttgtattcattgttttctctgtctttacaggtaacagagttcgagaagagttctacatttgttttttttttatataaaaattatgacTTTTTAGTTAATGAAGAAAAAGAACACTTTTAATTacattatcttcgagaatggattaacaatttagagttttgatgctaaaaatgtaggaagaactcaagaaaatcctagtttttattATAGTGTTTCATTGACTTCGTGGTATTATAGGATGGTGTTGactgtggtgttggtggtcttgttAATGGTCTTGGTAGTGGTGGTTGTGGTAGTGGTgttagtggtcttggtggtggtgttggtggtattggttGGGTTGGTGGTCTTGTTGTCgatattggtggcattggtgttggtgttAGTGGTCTTAGTGGttgtgttggtggtcttggtgatagtgatggtggtgatggtggtggtggcatTAGTGTTGGTggttcatctgttacaacaggtggaacatctattgggagatattaacaTAGGTCTTTAAACATATTCCCCATCTGTTTCGACAAATGTTTCAGTTGTTGGCATAAGACAAGCCAGTAGCAAGACTGTTTTGATCTCATTCATCagattgttcatttgttgcaacatgttacgcatctgtcataacagatgattcatctgttccaACGGATGGGTTATCGActagaatatttttttgtaatgtggtgtataaaaaattattaaaatctgtcttaaattttttttcaaattatgcagacatcaattgtaatgtagtttttattttttctgttgtttgtattAAAAGATGtcttcaaaagaaaagaaactgaaagtgaatCAACTTCTGATCACTTAGCAAAAAAGACTCGAGTACAAATGGATTTAGAGGAACATCCTGAATaatctcagttagggaaaagTAAAGTCgtgaaaagttttgaaaatgatATTGAGAGAGGTAGAGAAGGGTATGTAGAGGCTGGCGAGGAaaaaaagtgaggaggaagaagaaaaagataaacaagaagaggaggaaatagaaagtgagaaagatgatgatgataatgcatcgccaatggggcgtgaattaagatcaaaatcccagcatgatcctgtcaaaactattagtattgacaagtttcaagttgagATACCGATAGATAACTCTACTGAACTAGCTGGTGATTTTGTAGTCAAATCTCAGTTGGtaaaaccttttgatgaatttagggaTACTATGAAGAATGAAACACTAGAGaaattttttaagaagagctttttggacactttcttgagacAATAATGCCTGTTTCTAAATGAGcatagtatatggtcttctcaagtacAGGATCAAGTACGGTggagatgataaagatttgaaggaggaaggcaaaaagatggatgaaatctgggtcaactactatggcatgccaatttgttttagcatgcaagagtttgccatagtgacaggcttgagatacGATCGTCCAAAAGAACCTTTCATCAAGGAAGCAACCCACAAAAATTTAAAGGTAAGTAGGACATCCAagccaccaccatcaaataaaggcAAGGCATTGTCTAAGCGACCACCCTCCAAAACCaacaaacataagaaaaaaatggAGGAGTTTTTGGACATTGATGGACGTGGCTACAGAGCCACGATGTTGTTACAACATCTTAAGGATAAAgccataccaaagaagtacaaaaataacctgtgcttggtttggtttgcccattccattatattggcaagagacgtcaacaaagtcatagaagatgattggTTGGAGCTTGTTGAGGATCTtaagaaattcaataattatccctggggatatgacaactataAGTTGTTtgttaaatatttattgacaaatccATCCCTAATGATGATCACCTTGTAcgacttttcttgggctttcatggtaaatttaatcactatttttatacttttgcattagtttatattaaataattattatgacttattttggtttgcttcctgtttacatttttaggcttgggcatttgaagtcattccttcccTCCAAAAGCAGGTCAAGAATTACTCGGATGAGATTTCTCATCTAAGGATACTTTGGCGATTGGTTGCAAAGAGCAATATAAGAATTAAGGAGggtgatctctttaaccctctggataatgcagtaagtcttctttcaagtaaaataatttgaatcaaagaaagatattgaaatagatgatttatatattacaatagattggtaatctattacaatttatcttaacagattacccatttgatgaatcatattattaatctgttgcgatagataagTCATTTTTCACAACAAATTAACcatttgttgctttggttctctaaaccaAACTTTTTTGATTACCCATCCATTGCAACTTATGGGTAATATGATGCAACAAAAGGTTAATCTGTTGCCacatatgaattatctgttgcaCCATAAATATCATCTGTTACATATGTTGTTTGTATTAACACATTACCCAAccgactgcaaattattatttgatttaaatgcATCCACCCTTTATTTTAGGTTGTACATCCATGGATCGTGCTTACTCAACAGGAGTTGGGAATGactttatttattactttagGTCTTTTTGATGCCATcacagacccaacggtggagttaataaagaaggaattggctgaaGCAATAACCATAAGAAGGGCAGTTAGACAAGGTTAggctaatgttgaagctcttcatgaccaacatgttgcaacagattcggGTGCTGCTTTTGGGAGTATTGCTAGTGAAGTTGTTGATATTGGTGGCAGCCATGCTGTTGCTGCTGCcagtcatgatgatgagcatattgatgttcaagaaaaaataaatatgttttaaatcACCTCTTACACTGGTCCCTCTTACCCTTACACCGGTCCCTCTaccccttacagtggtccctctcaccccttttcacccttataTTCTCATTGTAATACAACGAGTGCatggacagacaggataaactctttgaaaaagtagaggctatcgctaaatcagtcaagaaattaaaatcaaagaggggtgttataccatccaagaaggtgagtgcgccatacactcctacagtggcggttaggaagaagaaaagagaaattaaacaTATACTCTTAATTATGAAACCAAAAAACATTGCAACTCCTTtctctccaaaagatgttgaagttCAGGGACTATTGAAGAGGGTGGACATATATTTGGAACTTGATTCCAAATAGAAGGTTGTTCTGAGAAAGACAATAAATTCCAAGAAACGTAtaaaaaccttcaccatgaatacCTTTTCCCCAGGACTTCAAAAAGGTGGCAGATATGGATCAGTGGTAGTGGacactgttgacacccaattttggctctccgtGCTTAAAATTAATGTCTTCGAGCTTCCTGatcgttaaagggcacaaaaatataatttttacattttttttacaattgttgacaaattattaataattatccttactttagaatttttatcaattcattatcatttttaacattttacaatcatcTGCACACACGACATAATGTCacattttaataatattttaaaattaattatagatAAAATACCCAATTATTCcactgaactatacccaaaaaggctatgacacacctcaacttaaaggaaGTCCTATTACccgtaattttgacacccttagtgcctatgtggcacatacgtggcacacacgtgtgcctacatggacacttcagtgtgttgtgccacgtatgtgccagtaggcaccacgtaggcactaagggtgtcaaaattacacttttaattagttcagggggtaataggaccccctttaagttgaggtgtgtcatagcctttttgggtatagttcagggtggtaattgggtattatctcttaattatattttttatattttctgtaATTGCATATCAATACATACAtttttgtacatttattacaCCCGCAAAAACTGAGTTGGATCAACTATTTTAATACatattataataatttgatgTCTTGTCATATCTGACGATgaccacacaataatgtcttgtcacatacGACATCGACCACATAATAATGTCTTGTTACATTCAACAACgaccacacaataatgtcttgtcacatctgaaaATGACAACTTA
Proteins encoded:
- the LOC124889609 gene encoding glycine, alanine and asparagine-rich protein-like, with the protein product MVREWEIVLIHHEPMGAHCKTAAMRNAVQNVSGRVDRLKATAVLDGVDCGVGGLVNGLGSGGCGSGVSGLGGGVGGIGWVGGLVVDIGGIGVGVSGLSGCVGGLGLFDAITDPTVELIKKELAEAITIRRAVRQDSGAAFGSIASEVVDIGGSHAVAAASHDDEHIDVWFTIALSFPSSSLNFRGRLMTCKRVGRRESDDVQRDTEADEGPVVAT